In Maridesulfovibrio sp., a single genomic region encodes these proteins:
- the rpmG gene encoding 50S ribosomal protein L33 produces the protein MRVKIQMQCTECKRRNYSTMKNKKNTTGRIELKKYCPFDKKHTVHRETK, from the coding sequence ATGCGTGTCAAAATTCAGATGCAGTGCACCGAGTGTAAGCGTCGTAACTATTCGACTATGAAGAACAAAAAGAACACTACCGGTCGTATCGAACTGAAAAAGTATTGCCCTTTCGATAAGAAGCATACTGTTCACAGAGAAACCAAGTAG
- the secE gene encoding preprotein translocase subunit SecE → MAKKKNKGAGAQQAKAEPSGISGKIKEFSEFLEQSKVEIKKVVWPTQKETIQTCTAVLVLVVVMSLFLGVVDMGLSKLVEVILS, encoded by the coding sequence ATGGCCAAGAAAAAAAATAAAGGTGCGGGAGCTCAGCAGGCCAAGGCTGAACCGAGCGGGATAAGCGGAAAAATCAAAGAGTTTTCCGAATTCCTGGAACAGTCGAAGGTCGAGATTAAGAAGGTCGTGTGGCCTACTCAGAAAGAGACCATACAGACCTGTACCGCCGTCTTGGTCCTTGTCGTAGTCATGTCGCTTTTTCTGGGTGTTGTTGACATGGGACTCAGCAAACTTGTTGAAGTCATCCTGTCTTAA
- the nusG gene encoding transcription termination/antitermination protein NusG produces the protein MSTDAEKPQGRKARWYIVHTYSGFEQRVEQTVREMMRTGQDKGLIEEVVVPTEKVVELVKGEKRTSTRKFYPGYVMIKMVMEDESWHLIQSIPRVTGFIGGKNRPTPMRDSEAAKILSLMEDRQEQPRPKFNFDRGDEVRVIDGPFSGFNGVVEDVNYDKGKLRVSVSIFGRQTPVELDFVQVTKG, from the coding sequence ATGAGCACAGACGCTGAAAAACCTCAGGGAAGGAAGGCCCGTTGGTACATTGTTCATACCTATTCCGGGTTTGAACAGCGGGTTGAGCAGACTGTCCGTGAAATGATGCGAACCGGTCAGGACAAAGGACTGATTGAGGAAGTAGTCGTTCCTACGGAAAAAGTAGTCGAGCTGGTCAAAGGGGAGAAGAGAACATCCACCCGGAAATTTTATCCGGGTTATGTCATGATCAAAATGGTCATGGAAGATGAATCATGGCATCTTATCCAGTCCATACCCCGCGTTACCGGATTCATCGGTGGCAAGAACCGCCCGACTCCTATGCGCGACAGTGAGGCAGCTAAAATCCTGAGCCTGATGGAAGATCGTCAGGAACAGCCGAGACCGAAGTTCAACTTTGACCGTGGCGATGAAGTCCGGGTCATAGACGGACCGTTCAGCGGTTTCAACGGCGTTGTTGAGGATGTCAACTACGACAAAGGCAAGCTTCGGGTGTCAGTCTCCATTTTCGGCCGCCAGACCCCGGTGGAACTTGACTTTGTTCAGGTTACCAAAGGGTAG
- the rplK gene encoding 50S ribosomal protein L11: protein MAKKEIGKIKLQIPAGAANPSPPVGPALGQHGVNIMEFCKAFNAKTQDQKGMIIPVVITVYQDRSFSFITKTPPASTLLLKAAKLQKGSGEPNKNKVGKVTMAQVKEIAELKAPDLTAADTDAAMKSIMGTARSMGIDVTE, encoded by the coding sequence ATGGCCAAGAAAGAAATAGGCAAAATTAAGCTTCAGATCCCGGCTGGCGCAGCCAATCCGTCCCCTCCGGTCGGTCCGGCTCTCGGTCAGCACGGTGTAAATATAATGGAGTTCTGCAAAGCGTTCAACGCTAAAACGCAGGACCAGAAGGGCATGATCATTCCGGTGGTCATTACTGTTTATCAGGACAGATCCTTCTCCTTCATTACCAAGACTCCGCCGGCTTCCACTCTTCTGCTCAAGGCTGCAAAGCTGCAGAAAGGTTCCGGCGAACCCAACAAGAACAAGGTCGGTAAAGTGACCATGGCTCAGGTGAAGGAAATCGCCGAGCTCAAGGCTCCTGACCTGACCGCTGCCGATACTGACGCGGCCATGAAATCCATCATGGGAAC